One segment of Haloplanus natans DSM 17983 DNA contains the following:
- a CDS encoding Nramp family divalent metal transporter, which produces MADDTSATDGTDADRPVHASEVEGRQYRGTWYCPLPYDELERAPDTTDYPDRGTGGALRLAELPRVPRVRHVVGPSAIMLGASLGSGETLFWPGLIARHGWAIYWAFVVGVFTQFVVNTELQRWTLATGESVFRSYVRVNRAWPWVFLLAGLLSLGWPGWAAGAAQVAATATGLAGTTLLGFPAWKPLAVALLLVVWLSYQVSSVAYNAVEAFQIGLLFVAIATALVLAVASGAVAEVGSLPTAVTGVGTLPPEMDVAVFLGGLAFAGAGGYLNLSQSLWAREKGYGMGNYQGRVRNPFTGDDPEPIRRDGFTFRATALNLQRWRGWWRVIQVEHLLTFVVGLLLVATVLMAVARRHAPGADANALDMWLGTIAPSLGGLGALLVFVLLFVALFTTEYAIVESFVRNSADAVYETFARDAGWDLSRLFWWLLTGFTVWGVVVILLFSAPLGTCGPFLLLVVGAALSGVMMWPYTVLTLLVNTRRLPEHLQPGWSRLVAMWWASGFYGYFSVLLIGQTAAAAGVDGVGTSVGVVGSGPGGYALWVGYALVQAYAVVRSVGAKRAASGTVAALAGR; this is translated from the coding sequence GTGGCTGACGATACGTCCGCTACCGACGGCACCGACGCGGACCGCCCCGTCCACGCCTCCGAAGTCGAGGGGCGGCAGTACCGCGGCACGTGGTACTGTCCCCTGCCGTACGACGAGTTAGAGCGCGCGCCGGATACGACCGACTACCCCGACCGCGGGACGGGCGGGGCGCTCCGACTGGCCGAACTCCCGCGGGTGCCGCGTGTCCGTCACGTCGTCGGGCCGAGCGCCATCATGCTCGGCGCGTCGCTCGGGAGTGGCGAGACGCTGTTCTGGCCCGGTCTGATCGCCCGCCACGGCTGGGCCATCTACTGGGCGTTCGTCGTCGGCGTCTTCACGCAGTTCGTCGTCAACACCGAACTCCAGCGGTGGACGCTCGCGACCGGCGAGAGCGTCTTTCGTTCGTACGTCCGCGTCAACCGCGCGTGGCCGTGGGTGTTCCTTCTGGCCGGTCTCCTCAGCCTCGGGTGGCCCGGGTGGGCCGCCGGCGCCGCACAGGTCGCCGCCACCGCCACCGGCCTCGCCGGAACGACGCTTCTCGGCTTCCCCGCGTGGAAACCGCTCGCCGTTGCCCTGTTGCTCGTCGTCTGGCTCTCGTATCAGGTCTCCTCCGTCGCCTACAACGCCGTCGAGGCGTTCCAGATCGGCCTGCTGTTCGTCGCCATCGCGACGGCACTCGTCCTCGCCGTCGCCAGCGGCGCCGTCGCCGAAGTCGGCTCCCTGCCCACGGCCGTGACTGGCGTCGGAACGCTTCCCCCCGAGATGGACGTGGCCGTCTTCCTCGGCGGCCTCGCCTTCGCGGGCGCCGGCGGCTATCTCAACCTCTCACAGAGCCTCTGGGCCCGCGAGAAGGGGTACGGCATGGGCAACTACCAGGGCCGCGTGCGCAACCCGTTCACCGGCGACGACCCCGAACCGATCCGGCGTGACGGCTTCACCTTCCGCGCCACGGCCCTGAATCTGCAGCGGTGGCGCGGCTGGTGGCGCGTGATTCAGGTCGAACACCTCCTCACGTTCGTCGTTGGCCTCCTCCTCGTGGCGACGGTGCTGATGGCCGTCGCGCGCCGGCACGCGCCGGGGGCCGACGCGAACGCGCTCGATATGTGGCTTGGCACTATCGCCCCCTCGCTCGGCGGCCTCGGGGCGTTGCTCGTTTTCGTCCTCCTTTTCGTCGCCCTTTTTACCACCGAGTACGCCATCGTCGAGTCGTTCGTCCGCAACTCCGCGGACGCCGTCTACGAGACGTTCGCGCGCGACGCCGGCTGGGATCTCTCGCGGCTGTTCTGGTGGCTCCTCACCGGCTTCACCGTCTGGGGCGTGGTCGTCATCCTCCTCTTTTCGGCGCCGCTCGGCACCTGTGGTCCCTTCCTCTTGCTCGTCGTCGGCGCCGCCCTCTCGGGCGTGATGATGTGGCCGTACACCGTCCTCACCCTCCTCGTCAACACGCGGCGACTCCCCGAACACCTCCAGCCCGGCTGGAGCCGGCTCGTCGCCATGTGGTGGGCGTCGGGCTTCTACGGCTACTTCAGCGTCCTCCTGATCGGCCAGACGGCGGCCGCCGCCGGCGTCGACGGCGTAGGGACGAGCGTCGGCGTCGTCGGTAGCGGTCCCGGGGGCTACGCCCTCTGGGTGGGGTATGCGCTCGTGCAGGCGTACGCGGTGGTTCGCTCCGTCGGCGCCAAGCGCGCCGCGTCGGGCACCGTCGCGGCCCTCGCCGGTCGTTGA
- a CDS encoding helix-turn-helix transcriptional regulator, producing the protein MSDRPRNDDGQYADHIPPERALEVFDERDDLARPLTASDVMTALDCSRRTAHNKLETLVDRGRLRTRKVGARSRVWWVPMERGPDPDDGRPLAVDNAIRDAALPGSGPTLEVRREALSAAYDYLASNPEAKKADFLRDVYHDNPAGYESAEAWWNAIQPALKGLPGVDPPAERGHLWHFLGGD; encoded by the coding sequence ATGAGCGATCGGCCCCGAAACGACGACGGGCAGTACGCCGATCACATCCCGCCGGAGCGGGCGCTGGAGGTGTTCGACGAACGGGACGACCTCGCTCGGCCGCTCACCGCGAGCGACGTGATGACGGCGCTCGACTGCTCGCGCCGGACGGCCCACAACAAGCTGGAGACGCTCGTCGACCGGGGACGGCTCCGGACGCGGAAGGTCGGCGCCCGGAGCCGGGTCTGGTGGGTGCCGATGGAGCGTGGTCCCGACCCCGACGACGGCCGCCCACTCGCCGTCGACAACGCCATCCGGGACGCGGCGCTCCCCGGAAGCGGGCCGACCCTCGAGGTGCGGCGGGAGGCGCTGTCGGCTGCCTACGACTACCTCGCGTCCAACCCCGAGGCCAAGAAGGCCGACTTCCTCCGCGATGTCTACCACGACAACCCCGCGGGCTACGAGTCCGCGGAGGCGTGGTGGAACGCCATCCAGCCGGCGCTGAAGGGACTCCCGGGTGTCGATCCGCCCGCCGAGCGTGGCCACCTCTGGCATTTCCTCGGCGGCGACTGA